Proteins encoded by one window of bacterium:
- a CDS encoding helix-turn-helix transcriptional regulator produces the protein MKAARRRLGYSQKKLARHLCVDPTSIRYWESGQTVRFFRCRRLVKDLLDELDIAIENTVALS, from the coding sequence CGACGACTGGGCTACTCGCAGAAGAAACTGGCACGGCATTTATGCGTCGACCCCACCTCTATTCGATACTGGGAAAGCGGCCAGACCGTTCGGTTCTTCCGGTGCCGAAGACTCGTGAAGGACCTTCTCGACGAGCTTGATATTGCGATCGAGAACACGGTTGCGTTGAGTTAA